From a single Candidatus Saccharibacteria bacterium genomic region:
- the ruvC gene encoding crossover junction endodeoxyribonuclease RuvC, which yields MKILGIDPGSGTIGFGLIELAKGKPKLFDAGVIQTKIGDEVPTRLNELYENLCELLDELKPDEASVEKLFFAQNVTTAMNVSQARGVILLALERAGVKIYEYTPLQIKMAMTGYGRATKAQIQEMVRVQLSLKTKPKPDDCADALAAALTHSSSLIIT from the coding sequence ATGAAAATTTTAGGGATTGATCCTGGGAGTGGCACGATCGGCTTTGGGCTGATTGAGCTAGCGAAAGGAAAACCTAAACTATTTGATGCAGGTGTGATCCAGACCAAAATTGGCGATGAAGTACCGACTCGTTTGAATGAACTATACGAAAACCTTTGTGAGCTGCTTGATGAGCTCAAGCCGGACGAAGCTAGCGTTGAAAAGTTATTTTTTGCACAAAATGTCACGACAGCCATGAATGTGAGCCAGGCCAGGGGAGTTATATTATTAGCTTTAGAGCGGGCAGGGGTAAAAATTTATGAGTACACGCCGCTCCAAATTAAAATGGCTATGACTGGTTACGGACGCGCTACTAAAGCACAGATCCAGGAGATGGTGCGCGTGCAACTTAGTCTCAAGACTAAGCCTAAACCCGACGACTGCGCCGACGCGCTAGCTGCCGCTCTAACCCACTCCTCCTCACTCATAATCACATAA
- the ruvA gene encoding Holliday junction branch migration protein RuvA, translating to MIASLRGVVAEVIEGAVVLDVGGVGYGLRVCLNDLAKLSIGREAKVYIYEHIREDMHDLFGFVEQSTKNLFVQLLSVKNVGPKVAQAILDIGNEGEVRLAIANGDVRMLQSAKGVGKRAAEQVVVELRDKVGAPVGEGAENVVGRAGTGRMDEAAQALVALGYSEADAQAALSGINETLPTETRIKQALKKK from the coding sequence ATGATTGCAAGTTTGAGAGGAGTCGTTGCCGAAGTTATCGAGGGAGCTGTAGTTTTGGACGTTGGTGGTGTTGGGTATGGATTGAGAGTTTGCTTGAATGATCTGGCTAAACTTTCAATTGGAAGAGAGGCAAAAGTTTATATCTATGAGCACATACGTGAGGATATGCACGATTTGTTTGGTTTTGTTGAACAGAGCACTAAGAACTTATTTGTACAACTTTTGAGTGTTAAAAACGTCGGCCCAAAGGTTGCGCAAGCGATCTTGGATATAGGGAACGAAGGCGAAGTCAGATTGGCGATTGCTAATGGCGACGTTCGTATGCTTCAATCGGCAAAAGGTGTCGGCAAACGAGCGGCTGAGCAGGTTGTGGTGGAGCTAAGAGACAAAGTCGGTGCGCCTGTTGGTGAGGGTGCCGAAAATGTCGTAGGGCGCGCGGGCACTGGCAGAATGGACGAGGCCGCGCAAGCACTTGTTGCATTAGGGTATAGTGAAGCCGATGCCCAGGCCGCTCTTTCTGGTATTAATGAAACTCTCCCAACCGAAACACGAATTAAACAAGCTTTGAAAAAAAAGTAA
- a CDS encoding CDP-alcohol phosphatidyltransferase family protein, which translates to MEKSKSDKLVSYSNLVKAFAVGITIARLPIADNIARDVKNGKSIRRKMGVFVLADVLDGVVSRRLDVETSTRRGLDSVVDRISIVRVACEVAKKNIDSRPKLAVMACAELIGATANLIHTRRSGEILHSSGIHKIDSLGTALYGLMAAEDNPSQRITGSIICAVKWVCAADFIGNAMHPRGFVDENGIRHI; encoded by the coding sequence ATGGAAAAATCAAAAAGCGATAAACTAGTTTCTTATAGTAATTTAGTCAAGGCATTTGCAGTAGGAATAACTATTGCAAGGCTGCCGATTGCTGATAACATTGCGCGTGACGTGAAAAACGGTAAGAGTATTCGAAGAAAGATGGGTGTTTTTGTACTTGCTGATGTACTAGACGGAGTTGTGTCTAGAAGGCTTGATGTAGAAACTTCAACTCGTCGCGGCTTGGACTCTGTGGTGGACAGAATCAGTATTGTTAGAGTAGCCTGCGAAGTTGCTAAAAAAAATATCGATTCTCGACCAAAACTAGCCGTTATGGCTTGTGCTGAGCTTATAGGAGCTACGGCAAATTTGATACACACAAGGAGAAGCGGAGAAATTCTACATTCGTCAGGGATACACAAAATAGATTCTTTAGGGACTGCTCTTTATGGACTAATGGCAGCGGAAGATAACCCCTCTCAACGTATAACCGGATCTATCATCTGCGCAGTAAAATGGGTTTGTGCGGCGGACTTCATCGGTAATGCTATGCATCCGCGTGGTTTCGTCGACGAAAACGGCATAAGACATATCTAA
- the ruvB gene encoding Holliday junction branch migration DNA helicase RuvB yields the protein MAIERIVTPEPDEQESREEQRMDNVLRPKNFNEYVGQDRIKNNLQLAIKAAKKRKEALDHILLYGPPGLGKTTLATIIANEMGAQIRVTSGPAIERAGDLASLLTNLQDGDVLFIDEIHRLNRSVEEVLYSAMEDYAIDIMLGKGPSARSLRLDIPKFTLIGATTRTGALAAPLRDRFGMLHRLEFYKPDEISQIVNRSAELLGSKINQEAAAMLSHRSRLTPRIANRLLKRVRDFADVNGDGIIDTKITVEALKLLEIDELGLDPADRLLLSAIIDNHGGGPVGLNTLSAVLGDEMTTIEDFYEPYLMQIGLVERTPRGRKVTPKAYKHLGKDQKSKQDSQASLL from the coding sequence ATGGCGATTGAGAGAATTGTAACGCCGGAGCCAGATGAGCAAGAAAGCCGTGAAGAACAGCGGATGGATAATGTGCTGCGGCCAAAAAACTTTAATGAATACGTCGGCCAAGATAGGATAAAAAACAATCTTCAGCTGGCAATAAAGGCTGCCAAAAAACGCAAAGAAGCACTCGACCACATCTTGCTTTATGGGCCACCTGGTTTGGGTAAGACGACACTCGCGACAATTATTGCAAACGAGATGGGCGCTCAGATACGAGTTACATCGGGCCCAGCAATCGAACGGGCAGGTGATTTGGCGAGCTTGCTCACAAACCTACAGGATGGTGACGTGCTATTTATTGATGAAATTCACCGCCTCAATAGATCGGTTGAAGAGGTACTTTATTCGGCGATGGAAGATTATGCAATCGACATCATGCTCGGCAAGGGGCCAAGCGCGCGCTCGCTTAGGTTGGATATTCCCAAATTCACTCTGATTGGTGCAACTACTAGAACTGGAGCGTTGGCTGCACCTTTGCGCGATAGATTTGGTATGCTGCACCGCTTAGAGTTTTATAAACCAGATGAAATATCACAGATTGTTAACCGTTCCGCAGAGCTGCTTGGCAGTAAGATCAATCAAGAGGCAGCCGCAATGCTCAGCCACCGTTCGCGGCTGACTCCGCGTATTGCCAATCGTCTACTAAAACGTGTACGTGATTTTGCCGACGTCAACGGAGATGGGATCATTGATACCAAAATCACTGTAGAGGCTCTGAAATTGCTCGAGATCGATGAACTAGGACTTGATCCCGCCGACAGGCTGCTACTGAGTGCAATTATAGACAATCACGGCGGCGGGCCGGTAGGGCTCAATACTCTGAGCGCTGTCTTGGGTGACGAAATGACAACAATCGAAGACTTTTATGAGCCATATCTGATGCAGATAGGTTTGGTCGAACGGACTCCGAGGGGCCGAAAGGTAACGCCTAAGGCATATAAACATCTAGGCAAAGACCAAAAAAGTAAGCAGGATTCGCAAGCAAGCTTGCTATAA
- a CDS encoding PH domain-containing protein, translated as MDPEPLNTARKTGDNGYKLPPYMQDSPAKTDKEQIFESQVEAAKAAEDIPHPFFPEGGGPSDTPKLPAEPLMATQDGLKKHREEASARLSSMGRKFFDLIEYDENEQLVLEIRKHPFGLLIIWVVGIFVSLILLFIPILVAAFLSSTNVVGISAASVSSAQVILFVVGIVLGISGLVVTFINSILYKNNVIFVTSEKLAQIVYTSLFNRKISQLSIGDLQDVTVRQKGIFPRAFNFGTLTIETAGEQSNLIFNYVPAPYDSSKLIVGAHEANLHRYGN; from the coding sequence ATGGATCCGGAACCACTAAATACAGCTAGAAAAACGGGAGACAACGGCTACAAGCTACCGCCATACATGCAGGATTCACCCGCTAAGACAGATAAAGAACAGATATTTGAGTCGCAAGTCGAGGCTGCAAAGGCAGCCGAAGATATTCCTCATCCCTTCTTCCCGGAAGGTGGTGGCCCAAGTGATACACCAAAACTGCCCGCCGAGCCTTTAATGGCCACTCAAGATGGACTAAAAAAGCACCGAGAAGAGGCTAGTGCTCGACTAAGTAGTATGGGGCGTAAGTTTTTTGATTTGATTGAGTACGATGAAAACGAACAATTGGTTCTCGAAATCCGTAAACACCCCTTTGGTCTGCTTATTATTTGGGTGGTTGGCATATTTGTTTCGCTAATTCTGCTCTTTATTCCGATACTGGTTGCTGCGTTTTTGTCCAGCACAAACGTAGTAGGTATTTCTGCCGCATCAGTTAGCTCGGCGCAAGTTATACTTTTTGTGGTCGGTATAGTTTTAGGTATAAGTGGATTAGTCGTGACCTTTATCAATTCTATTCTTTATAAAAATAATGTGATTTTTGTGACGAGCGAGAAGCTAGCTCAGATTGTTTATACCAGCCTTTTTAATCGAAAAATATCACAGCTAAGCATAGGCGATCTACAAGATGTGACGGTCAGACAGAAAGGTATATTTCCTAGGGCGTTTAACTTTGGCACGCTGACTATTGAAACGGCAGGTGAACAATCTAATTTAATTTTTAATTACGTGCCTGCGCCATATGATAGTTCAAAATTAATTGTTGGCGCACACGAAGCCAATCTACATCGTTACGGTAATTAA
- the pilO gene encoding type 4a pilus biogenesis protein PilO: MSAKKFFIVMIALLTLSVAAAVGAIYNGTKFLSKKSLELSEKMAEKDAQVDVIQRIKSSSSNTKDLEQLKVLVNEVLPIDKRQGELVADFLYTATSEAGLPVSSISTISFSGNAKPDALSGAIKSKSVPEVYEYPFTIQLKSIPYTKLLDFLGQIEKNKRIITVDNIQLTPSATNPSDIESISLSLKTYLKPAGATK, encoded by the coding sequence ATGAGCGCCAAAAAATTCTTTATTGTCATGATCGCCTTACTCACTTTGAGTGTCGCTGCCGCAGTCGGAGCAATTTACAACGGCACTAAGTTCTTAAGTAAGAAATCACTTGAACTTAGTGAAAAAATGGCGGAAAAAGATGCCCAAGTTGACGTTATCCAACGCATAAAATCCTCTAGTTCTAACACTAAAGACTTAGAACAACTAAAAGTGCTAGTAAATGAAGTTCTGCCGATAGATAAAAGACAAGGTGAGTTAGTTGCTGACTTCCTCTATACCGCTACTAGTGAGGCAGGCCTACCTGTTAGCTCAATATCAACGATCTCTTTCTCCGGCAACGCAAAACCAGACGCACTATCAGGGGCAATAAAAAGTAAATCCGTACCAGAAGTTTACGAATACCCTTTTACAATTCAGTTGAAATCTATTCCTTACACAAAATTACTGGACTTTCTAGGACAGATCGAAAAAAACAAACGTATCATAACCGTCGACAACATACAACTAACCCCTAGTGCCACCAACCCTTCTGACATTGAGAGCATCTCATTGTCGCTAAAGACATACCTAAAACCGGCAGGAGCTACAAAATGA
- the pilM gene encoding pilus assembly protein PilM yields MPVPIDDLYYDYIVSHQLPDGGQEIQIVACPKEIVDSYTTVFDLLGLEIALVEPNIFAVSRMVAQAEAHDVGTLIVDFGSTACDLSVYDNNTIRATSTVSCSGENITKLIADKLGLTEQQAHSIKTRYGLEKSKKQDEIVDALTPELNKLISEIKKFVRYYAERTESDRQIGQIIVLGGGANLPGLATYITSHIRIPARLCAPWSNLTFGKLQPPHELETTLFTTAGGLSLVTAKELSQ; encoded by the coding sequence ATTCCGGTACCAATTGACGATCTTTATTACGACTACATCGTTAGCCACCAACTACCGGACGGTGGCCAAGAGATTCAAATTGTTGCTTGCCCAAAAGAAATTGTCGACTCCTACACCACTGTTTTTGACCTATTAGGACTAGAGATAGCACTTGTTGAACCAAACATATTTGCTGTGTCACGAATGGTTGCACAAGCTGAAGCTCATGACGTTGGGACGCTAATAGTCGATTTTGGCTCTACAGCGTGTGATTTGTCTGTTTACGACAACAATACTATACGTGCAACCAGTACAGTGAGCTGTAGCGGTGAAAATATCACCAAACTAATTGCCGACAAACTAGGACTCACCGAACAGCAAGCACACAGTATCAAAACACGTTACGGCTTAGAAAAAAGTAAGAAGCAAGACGAGATTGTGGATGCGCTTACTCCCGAGCTCAACAAACTTATTAGTGAAATCAAGAAATTCGTCCGTTACTACGCTGAACGAACAGAAAGTGACAGGCAAATTGGGCAGATAATTGTTCTTGGCGGCGGTGCTAACTTACCAGGTTTGGCAACCTATATAACCAGCCATATTCGTATACCTGCGAGACTTTGTGCCCCATGGAGCAATCTAACTTTTGGTAAGCTACAGCCTCCGCATGAGCTCGAGACAACACTTTTTACTACAGCCGGAGGCCTTAGTTTGGTAACTGCTAAGGAGCTTTCGCAATGA
- a CDS encoding type II secretion system protein, which yields MKIIHKNTKTVIKSGFMTVTLLGMLVVFSILMVAILSMINLTSSSASKSLESQKAFNIAEAGVNYYLWHLSHNPTDFKDGGTTPATPDPKLGYGPYTHNYIDDNAKKQGTFTIWVNPQGSGSTIATITSIGNTNSGKTTRTIEAKIGSPSFANYSVVSDTALWFGSTESANGPVHSNQGVRMDGSSSTDVSSANTTYNPPVSLGGDGSSHPGVWCSSSIITPVNCNTRPKTDWLYPMPSVDFNKISGDLCTIKKEAFKVDPATSALASQANACTQTPTTRTAAYLPQRSTSGTYSISKGYLIELNNDNTYNLSQVNAETDTNSTYLTALTRVSVASNIAIPTSGIIFAEDNVWVRSNSTFKGRLTIGAGRLATASTTHITIADDIVYSQKNGSDALGLITEGDVVLSPYAPPASGNFNFEVDAAVISQTGSVIYPLYYRSAGSTCTKGWTSANQTFTYYGAVASRQSWTWTWQLGGPCGNAVSYSGHYITGILNNSTQYDYNLQYAPPPFFPITGSYNILAWHEIITSP from the coding sequence ATGAAAATTATTCACAAAAACACAAAGACCGTTATAAAAAGTGGTTTTATGACAGTCACGCTTCTGGGTATGCTAGTTGTCTTCTCGATACTTATGGTTGCCATACTGAGCATGATTAATTTGACATCTAGTAGTGCTTCTAAAAGCCTAGAAAGTCAAAAAGCTTTCAATATTGCAGAGGCTGGTGTCAACTACTACCTATGGCACCTAAGCCATAACCCTACCGATTTTAAAGATGGTGGCACTACCCCAGCAACACCTGACCCTAAGCTTGGTTATGGCCCTTACACACACAACTACATTGACGACAATGCTAAAAAACAAGGTACTTTTACTATCTGGGTTAATCCCCAGGGAAGCGGATCTACTATTGCAACAATTACCTCGATTGGTAATACAAATTCTGGCAAGACAACGAGAACTATCGAGGCAAAAATTGGCTCGCCCTCTTTCGCAAACTATAGTGTTGTTTCCGACACTGCCCTGTGGTTTGGATCTACTGAGAGTGCGAATGGGCCAGTTCATTCAAACCAAGGCGTACGCATGGATGGCTCAAGCTCTACAGACGTATCTAGCGCAAACACAACCTACAACCCACCAGTCTCTCTAGGTGGTGACGGCTCGTCACACCCAGGCGTATGGTGCAGCAGCAGCATAATAACTCCAGTAAACTGCAATACTCGCCCAAAAACAGATTGGCTTTACCCAATGCCAAGCGTAGATTTCAATAAAATTAGCGGGGATTTATGCACAATAAAAAAAGAAGCGTTCAAAGTTGACCCAGCCACCTCAGCCTTAGCCTCACAAGCGAATGCTTGCACTCAGACCCCAACTACTAGGACTGCTGCATACTTACCACAACGAAGCACTAGCGGGACATACTCAATCAGCAAGGGGTACTTAATCGAGTTAAACAATGACAACACATACAACCTTTCGCAGGTAAACGCTGAAACAGACACGAATTCAACTTATCTAACAGCGCTTACACGAGTTAGTGTTGCCAGCAATATTGCAATTCCTACAAGTGGCATAATATTTGCCGAGGATAATGTATGGGTGCGTTCAAACAGCACATTTAAAGGTAGACTGACGATTGGCGCAGGTAGACTAGCAACCGCAAGCACAACGCACATTACTATTGCAGACGATATTGTGTATAGTCAAAAAAATGGCTCAGATGCCCTAGGGCTAATTACTGAAGGCGACGTTGTATTATCGCCATATGCGCCACCTGCTAGTGGCAATTTTAACTTCGAAGTAGATGCAGCCGTAATATCACAAACGGGTAGTGTAATATACCCACTGTATTATAGGAGTGCTGGCTCTACATGCACAAAGGGTTGGACATCTGCTAACCAAACTTTTACTTACTATGGAGCAGTAGCTTCTAGGCAAAGTTGGACATGGACTTGGCAGTTAGGCGGACCTTGCGGAAATGCAGTAAGCTACTCGGGTCACTACATAACAGGCATTCTTAACAACAGTACTCAATATGACTACAATTTACAGTACGCACCACCACCATTTTTCCCAATAACAGGTTCTTATAACATACTGGCTTGGCACGAAATAATAACGTCGCCTTAA
- a CDS encoding prepilin-type N-terminal cleavage/methylation domain-containing protein: MRTVKSGFSMVELLVVIAISTILSLTVYSFFGSSIRQYLNLSSDTQRFTDASVQSQRIARTLRGLSDILSVSADEITVYAYFSPADTYVSQIRYYKSVDGKSLLADVTQMTANPPTGSLIPSTNKTYIIIQEYATIAGVNLFTYLDSVGNPITLPISDLHTIKGIKVTLATNTDSAHKEPVIIYTSVSLRNRKTNL, translated from the coding sequence ATGAGAACGGTTAAATCTGGCTTTAGCATGGTTGAGTTATTAGTAGTAATTGCCATTAGTACAATACTCTCGTTAACAGTTTATAGCTTTTTTGGTTCATCGATTCGCCAATATCTTAATCTAAGCTCTGACACACAGAGATTTACAGATGCTTCTGTGCAATCACAACGTATCGCTCGTACACTAAGAGGTCTATCCGACATTTTGTCTGTAAGTGCTGATGAAATTACCGTATACGCTTATTTCTCGCCAGCAGATACTTATGTTTCGCAAATCAGGTATTACAAATCTGTGGACGGTAAATCGTTGCTTGCGGATGTCACTCAGATGACCGCAAACCCACCTACAGGGTCGCTTATTCCTTCAACCAATAAAACATATATAATAATCCAGGAATACGCTACTATAGCGGGCGTTAACCTATTTACTTACCTAGACAGTGTCGGAAACCCCATTACTCTACCTATAAGTGACCTACATACAATAAAAGGGATTAAGGTAACTCTTGCGACAAATACAGACAGCGCACATAAAGAACCAGTTATTATTTACACTTCTGTAAGCCTTAGAAATAGGAAAACTAACCTATGA
- a CDS encoding prepilin-type N-terminal cleavage/methylation domain-containing protein has translation MGKNKTKAGFSIVEVLVSIAILSAMATSVLLFYATMVQSALTSRLKAEATVLANNQIEYLKSLPYNSLAVVGGSIVATNPLPASFSTTINNFTYTTSTSINYVDDAFDGCGYYPTVTLKNLYCQNQPAPAGAPATDTNAADYKTANVKVKSAKGLVLAEIDTKISARVAETASNTGAMFIKVIDASGNPLSGVNVAVANTSLNPNINVNDSTDSNGVAIFYGLPPDTSGYDYKITASLSGYSTLSTIAPSGSLQPIYSNLQLISQQSSSSTLTLLPQGTYSLLAEAVDTAGNPINNLKVYVKGGYKKYTSTANTSYYFDNFSPSDNRPTTDSNGNFVLTDLAPGPYFACGDNGSSNCKIGSTTYYLLAAAPYAGTDVLNPITIPSYISSSPPSTTFAFGGNEYLQKVRLIFSTNSSYPRLTDMTPSTESLSSGVLNNFAFTLTGVNLPCSSNPASCSTTVKISQGSNLYTASCTGSAAGTSITCTANLSGVIAGNTGLVITSGGNTLTIPAGATIGGPIITP, from the coding sequence ATGGGGAAAAATAAAACTAAAGCAGGTTTTTCAATTGTCGAGGTATTAGTTAGTATCGCTATCCTATCGGCTATGGCAACATCAGTTCTTTTATTTTATGCAACCATGGTGCAATCCGCCCTAACATCCAGGCTTAAAGCCGAGGCAACTGTGTTGGCGAACAATCAGATAGAGTATCTAAAGTCACTACCCTACAACTCACTGGCAGTTGTAGGTGGCAGTATCGTGGCCACAAACCCACTACCCGCAAGCTTTAGTACAACTATCAATAATTTCACCTATACCACGTCTACGAGCATCAACTATGTAGATGATGCGTTTGACGGTTGCGGCTATTACCCTACTGTGACCTTAAAAAATCTTTACTGCCAAAACCAACCCGCTCCAGCTGGGGCCCCCGCAACCGACACGAACGCCGCCGACTATAAGACAGCCAATGTAAAAGTTAAGTCTGCTAAAGGCTTGGTATTGGCAGAGATTGATACAAAAATTTCTGCAAGAGTTGCCGAAACAGCTAGCAACACTGGTGCAATGTTTATCAAGGTTATTGATGCAAGCGGCAACCCACTTTCAGGCGTGAATGTAGCAGTTGCCAACACAAGTCTTAATCCCAATATTAACGTCAATGATTCGACAGATAGTAACGGTGTGGCGATTTTCTACGGGCTACCTCCAGATACATCAGGTTACGACTACAAAATTACCGCTAGCCTTAGTGGCTACTCTACTCTCAGCACAATCGCCCCGTCTGGTAGCTTACAACCAATCTACTCTAATCTACAGTTGATTTCTCAGCAATCTTCTTCATCAACACTCACACTGTTGCCTCAAGGCACTTACAGCTTACTAGCTGAAGCGGTCGATACGGCTGGCAATCCGATTAATAACTTAAAAGTATATGTGAAGGGCGGTTACAAAAAGTATACCTCAACAGCCAACACTAGTTATTATTTTGACAATTTCAGTCCGAGCGACAACAGACCCACGACGGACTCAAACGGTAACTTTGTATTGACCGACTTGGCACCGGGACCTTACTTCGCATGTGGAGATAATGGGTCTTCAAACTGTAAGATTGGTAGCACAACCTACTACTTGCTAGCAGCAGCGCCCTACGCTGGCACTGATGTATTGAACCCAATTACAATACCGTCTTACATTTCTTCAAGCCCGCCATCAACTACTTTTGCTTTTGGAGGCAATGAATACTTGCAGAAAGTCAGATTAATTTTTTCTACTAACTCTTCTTATCCTCGCCTAACAGATATGACACCATCCACAGAGTCCCTGTCTTCAGGCGTACTAAATAATTTTGCCTTCACTCTAACTGGTGTAAATCTGCCATGCAGCAGCAATCCGGCATCGTGCTCTACAACTGTAAAGATATCTCAGGGTTCAAATTTATATACGGCTAGCTGCACTGGCTCTGCTGCAGGTACATCAATTACGTGTACGGCAAATCTTAGCGGTGTTATTGCCGGCAACACGGGATTAGTAATAACCAGTGGCGGCAATACGTTAACAATACCTGCAGGAGCTACGATTGGAGGGCCAATCATAACACCATGA
- a CDS encoding prepilin-type N-terminal cleavage/methylation domain-containing protein, with translation MLKTKQVIKQGFTIIELLIVIAIIAILALLVLNNFQGAQAKARDSQRRTDINNIHGKLEEYYNEKGGYPNEALTIASITTLLPGMDEGSIQDADNVVITSSFSTGAAASTTNPGNSGEYRYDAYDCSSATTAPSTPAVPTSCSKYELKAFVEKRIGNEAALTGDSGVYLKKSLN, from the coding sequence ATGCTCAAGACCAAACAAGTCATCAAACAAGGCTTCACTATCATCGAACTTTTGATCGTGATTGCTATCATTGCTATCCTTGCACTACTAGTACTAAATAACTTCCAGGGTGCACAAGCCAAGGCTCGCGACTCTCAACGCAGAACGGACATCAACAACATTCACGGTAAGCTCGAAGAATATTACAACGAAAAGGGTGGCTACCCCAATGAAGCTCTAACCATCGCATCGATAACAACATTGTTACCCGGTATGGACGAAGGCTCAATCCAAGATGCAGATAATGTTGTTATTACTAGCTCATTCTCTACTGGAGCAGCGGCCTCAACGACTAACCCAGGCAATTCTGGCGAATATAGATACGACGCCTATGACTGTTCATCCGCTACTACCGCCCCGAGTACTCCGGCAGTACCCACTTCTTGTTCCAAATACGAACTCAAGGCTTTCGTTGAAAAGCGGATTGGTAATGAGGCAGCACTTACTGGTGATAGCGGCGTCTACCTAAAGAAGAGCCTTAACTAA
- a CDS encoding type II secretion system F family protein, whose product MPKFTYNAVDKNGKQRQGTADSASEAALGALLAKQGLRPVSIKKAGGGNNFLSSLTKKKVKSKDITVFTRQLATMINAGVPLVRSLATLQNQTESEIFKTHISEVSKDVESGTNFADSLAKHPSVFSPVYINMVAAGEAGGILDEILKKLATQQEKDERIKTKFKSAMTYPTVLIGITTAVFIGLMTVAVPKIGKIIKDLTNGGELPTMTKIMLDISNFLTKFWYIHITVVVVGVYLLRRFLKTPDGRRKRDQILLKTPAIKTIIIKIAVARFSRIFASLMSAGVSVLDAIDITSKAIGNSVLEDELAAAAKEVANGKQFSEPLSNSKIFPPIVAQMLSIGEETGQTDTVLLKVADFYEEEVDAAVDGLSSILEPVMIVVMGAMVGLIAASVIGPISNLSNQI is encoded by the coding sequence ATGCCAAAATTTACGTATAACGCTGTTGACAAAAACGGCAAACAACGCCAAGGCACCGCCGATTCTGCTAGTGAAGCCGCACTCGGCGCGCTACTAGCAAAACAAGGACTCAGACCAGTATCGATCAAAAAAGCAGGCGGCGGCAACAACTTTTTGAGTTCACTAACAAAGAAAAAAGTTAAGTCCAAAGACATTACCGTTTTTACTAGACAATTAGCAACAATGATAAATGCCGGCGTACCTCTGGTCAGAAGCCTTGCTACTTTGCAGAATCAGACAGAGAGTGAAATTTTCAAAACTCACATCTCTGAGGTAAGCAAAGATGTTGAGAGCGGGACTAATTTTGCAGATTCTTTAGCCAAACACCCAAGCGTATTTTCACCTGTATACATAAATATGGTTGCAGCTGGTGAAGCTGGAGGGATTTTGGATGAAATCTTGAAAAAACTTGCTACGCAGCAGGAAAAAGATGAACGTATAAAGACTAAATTCAAAAGTGCCATGACCTACCCTACGGTATTAATTGGAATTACAACTGCTGTTTTTATCGGTCTTATGACTGTAGCAGTCCCAAAAATTGGCAAAATCATTAAAGACCTTACCAACGGTGGCGAGCTGCCGACAATGACAAAAATTATGCTCGATATTAGTAACTTTTTGACCAAATTTTGGTATATACACATTACGGTAGTTGTCGTCGGTGTATACCTTTTAAGAAGATTCCTAAAAACACCAGATGGCAGACGCAAAAGAGACCAAATACTACTCAAGACACCAGCAATCAAGACAATAATTATCAAGATAGCGGTTGCGAGATTCTCGCGAATTTTCGCAAGCCTCATGAGCGCTGGTGTCAGCGTATTGGACGCCATCGACATTACCTCTAAGGCCATAGGCAACAGTGTACTAGAAGATGAGCTGGCGGCGGCTGCCAAAGAAGTCGCCAATGGTAAACAGTTCAGTGAGCCACTTTCCAATAGCAAAATCTTTCCACCAATTGTGGCGCAAATGCTGTCGATTGGAGAAGAAACTGGTCAGACCGATACAGTCCTGCTGAAAGTCGCCGACTTCTACGAGGAAGAGGTAGACGCCGCCGTAGATGGACTGAGTTCAATACTTGAGCCTGTGATGATTGTGGTAATGGGTGCGATGGTGGGGCTTATTGCAGCATCTGTTATCGGACCAATCAGCAATCTAAGCAATCAGATCTAG